From the Manis pentadactyla isolate mManPen7 chromosome 6, mManPen7.hap1, whole genome shotgun sequence genome, the window CCAGGGACCGCCTCTCGCCCTCCCCGGTTCCCACTCCTCTAGCCATGCTGAGGCTTGGCCTCCTCGGGGAAGCCACAGCCACTCCcacctttgggcctttgctccatTCTCTTTGCCTGATGGCTTCCCCCCAGATTGCTGACCTATCACTCATTTCTCCTTCCACACTTTGGGTGGACTTCACCTTCTCAAAGAGGCCCCACTCAACCTCTTAATCTAATGGTGCATCCTGGCCCCTGACCCCATAAGATCCCCCTTATGCTAGCTGCTCCACCGCGCGCCCCCCCATGGCATTTTCCATCTTCTAACATACAGCAAtttattattatgtgtattgCTTTTTGTATGCCTCGCCCACTAGAATATCATCTCCTGGGGGGCAGGAATCTTTgtcctagaacagtgcttggcttaTAGTAGGCACCCAATACAaattgtagaatgaatgaataaaagtgaCAAGAACAATTCCCTAAAAACCTATAGGCTCCAGGGTTTGGTCTTATATTTCCCTGGAACTAGTGCAGAACAGAGGGGTTATGTATGAACTGGGCCGTTGCCCCAAAGAGGGAGGAGTCAGGTTTTTGGATTAAGGCAGGATGTATCAGctttattcatttactttgaTTTGGGATATTTTCCCACTCGTGAAACTTAGCTCTGGAGTGTAGTTGGCGGCTGCCAGGGCAGGTTTCAGATGTTCCTCCTTGGGGAACTTGGGTGTTACCTGCCCAGCAGTCCTACCCTGAGCAGGGTGAGAAGTGCTCTTGCCTCTACCTTTCTGCGAGAACACCCTGGATAACCTGTCTTGCTGACCTTACTCACTTGATTGATTTGAAGCTCTGGTTCAGCACTGGTCTAACACACATAGAATTTGAGGCACACATGTAATTAAAAGAATTCCAGTAGTGAtactaagaaagtaaaaaaataaataggtcagacaaattttaataatgtattttatttaacacaatacatccaaaatatcatatcaacatgtaatcaattaaaacatttaaatgagatattttacattatctttttccatactaagtcttcaaaattcGGTATATATTTGACAACTAACATTCAGTTCAGACTGGCTTGATAGCCACATGTGTCTCATGCTACTttgattttctttcagtttgattACATTCATTCTAAATGCAGTCCCAGGGGGCAGCATTCAGTTTACATCCCCTCCATTCCTCATCACAACCCAACTCAAAGGAAATGACCATTTTAGTTTAAACTATTGCTGATTGTTTTGTTTGACTATATAATCATTGTCATTGACACATCATAAAAATGTTTCTGAAGCTGTCCAGTCTTCATGTTCATACTGTCTGAAAGACCCCATAATCACCATCCTGCAGGTACTACACTTCAGTGAATTGTCCCAGAATGAAAGCAAAGGACATGATTCCTGCCCGAAAAGCAAAACACAAGAAGTGCTGGCTGACAGCTCTCAGGAAGGACAGCAAGAAATCACAGGGCCTCTGACTCTGCAGGTGAgcctcctgccctgctcctctTACTTACAAACTGCTCATtttggctgtgctgtgtctgGTGATGGTTGGAACCTAATCCCCAAACCTTAGATCCTGTTTGTTATCAATAGCAGCGAAAccagctgtgggtaaaattgtaatatttccagaatctcttgcctggctttggtgcatctctgtatcaataggtatttcaaggggtgaagagaagtggctcatctacatatcaataggtaattacaagggctcgCAGGGCATATTGGGACCGGAGGGGTTGGGTAGAgcgctctcttctgctgcagcctggacaAGAGAGAGATGCgctgactgcttgtaagaaataaacgggtttcttaaactttatttctccctttgactgatttcggtttcagagGTATTTGGATCTGGGATTCCCCCCCATGGAGTTGCACCAGCAATAACCCCATGTGACCTACAATTCCTTTTATGTGTCATTTGTGTTCGTGGCTGTAAATCAGTTTCCTAAAGAGAGAAATCTAGTATCTTCTACTTATAATAAAGAAACAGGTCATCGCCCCATTCCTCCCTTACTATTACAGGCCACAGGTCCTTAGAATGGAGCGTGGATGAGGGGGGAAGGGCAATAAGGGGCAGGAATCAGTCGTGGGagtctcactctctccctccacTTTCGCCTGTTCTAGGTCATGCTGGAATCTGTACTGCCACACAAACCTTGTGTAGTTGTGTCCTACCAGGAGTAGGAAAGGTGTTCTCCAGGTTATAACCCCCCTACCTTAGAAAGTTTAAGAGGAGGGTGGAGAAATGATTATCTTTTTCTTATAACTTTTTGAATACATAGAAAAACAAGGTGCACTGATCTAAAATGAAGTGCACATTGCTGATCTCCAGGCGTATTGCTCCTGGATGATCTTGCTACCGATGTGGGAGCCATGATCTCCCGCGGGACCCTTTCCAACCCTGCATTCCTCTTCTCCTCCGCTTGCTCCCCCACAGGGTAACACAGCAAACTGGCAGCTTGCTTCCATGGTACTGAACTCTGCTGACATCACAGTTTATTTTGTCTCTTGTAGGATGAGTGTTGTTCAAACGATGACGGCGGACTGCTCAGCTGCTGCTTCGGGCGGCTTCTCTCCAAGTTAGGCAGGATCAGAGTTGATTGCACCCTGAGTATTGCCAACAGGCTTTATGGAGAGCGGGAGTTCCCCATCTGCCCGGTGAGTGAGGCATGACTGGTGATTAAAGCTACCGCTTAGCACACGACTTAAAGATCAATAAGAGCTGGGTACTCTGTGGACTTGTGGGATGCCCAGGACTCACCTGTCTCTCCCACACCTTCTGTTGCTCTTTACTCACTTTTCAGCTTGACCAGTTTATGAGGCCTGTTGTTACCGGACTCGAGCAACTGCCCCCTCTTGCATTTCTCTGCAATCCCCTTTTGTGCCATGACCAGGCCACCCCGTGACGACATTGTACAGTGATGTAGCAAGAGACTGCATTTGGAGCCAAAAGGCACAAATCTCATCTGGTGGCTCAGCAGCTTTGTACCTGGGCAAGACGCGTCTGgatctgggcttcagtttcatcTCTCACCACTAGGGAGAGCCACAGGCTTAGCAATAAACCTGAGGAGTCTGACCAATGGCCAATGTGTGATACAAGGGTTAGGGTTGGCCTAAAAGATGGGGAAGTCTATTTTGACCAAAGTATGTTCTCTTGCAATGGAAATGAGATTCtatatattgtttaaaaattagcTTTACTGACATATAAATTCATATCTCATACAATTCACCTGTTAACCATGTACAAATCGGTGGTTACTCATATCTCATACAATTCCGCTGTTAACCATGTACAAATCAGTGGTTTTGGTATATGAcccttttagtttttaaaaaactttggtAAGATATCTAGCTAACAATAACAtagccattttaaccattttaaagtatacaactgGATGGCTTcaattgcattcacaatgttgtatagCTATCACCCTATTTCCAAaatttttcatcaccccaaacagaaactgTTAAGCAGggttttaattcttaaaaataaaagcattttattgCTAAGTCTCTCAGGTTACTTCATATTTACCTTGTGATGTGTCCACAAATGGAACGTGCAAAGAAAATGATCTGCTAGGGAAGGTTGTGCTGTTGTGATGAGGGTCTGCTTCATGAATACACATTCTATATCCCAAATTGTCACCACAACCCTAAAAAATGCCTCTGGCTAATTAAGACTGGGGACTGATAGAGACCACATGCAACCAGTTTACATGACCAGCCACATCTTTCCCATGGGACTCTTCATGACTGCCTCACTCCTAACAATTGCATAATTATATGATTACATTGCACTATTTCAATTTATTCCAATCTAACAGGAATACTTAGATGGTGTGGTTCAATTTTATCACACAACAATCGAAAGTATTGACTTCCGGAAAGACACTGAAAAGTCCAGACAAGAGATTAACTTCTGGGTTGAATCTCAATCCCAAGGTAAGAAAGACCAACCATATTATAGCTGGTGTTCCTTTCCGTTCAGAAGAAAACAAGTCAGGCGAGATTGCTAGTCTGTGAGGGACCAGAGGCTCACAAAACATTTAGACTTGAGCATCTTAATTCTTCAAAATGTAAAGCACAGTctataaaatcaaataaattgTCCTTTTAATATCTCACTTATGGTTCCATATAACATGCCAAACATTTTAACACAACTTTTCTAACAAATTAAAGATTTTCCTGTATAGGAATATGCCCTAGCCATGATCtagattttttttagataagGGGTTCTAAGACGGGTAAACCATCCTTGAACAAGGTTTGTGTCTTCTGGTTTGAAGTGTTATTTGTTGAGTCACTGCGGTTTAAGGATTAGCCTATGTATCCTGAATTGGTTTCTGAACTCAGTGCAGCCAGTAATGGAGAcgcttcaatatttttctttcctgtttactTGCAGGCGTCTTGTCCACCTGCACCATATCCCCACTAGATTCATCCCCCACCATCACTTCCACCCCAGGACTATGAGTGGCTTAATTTTCTTGGGTTAGTTCTTGAATAAGACATGCACTAGCCTTGGGGATGTTTAGCTGCATTAAAAAATTCTGTCTACTTGAATACTTTTGATGCAATTTGTATTCAGTATATTCTCTGGACCTTTTCTTAAAGGTAAAATCAAGGAGCTCTTCAGCAAGGACACAATTAACAATGCCACCGTGCTGGTGCTGGTGAATGCTGTTTACTTCAAGgccaaatgggaaaaatattttgactCTGAAAACACAGTTGATGCACTTTTCTCTGTAAATGAGGTACTGTATTAGAGCACATGTTTTTCTAGATTTTCCGTTCAcaatttccactgagaatgtgCTGCAGCGTGCTTACTCGAATCTAAACGTAGGTCTCTGGGTTACAGCTTACATTTATAATAAGAACATTTTGTTATTAACAAAAATTGGTACCTGAAGTTCATGGACCATttttgtgccaggcattatgcagAGCATTTGCCATTCATCATTTCATTTGTCCCCCAAAATAACACTACAAAAATGGGTTTGTCATTCCCATTTAGGAGTTAAGGGGAGAAAGTTGCAAAGGTTAAGCTACTTAGCCAAATGCATGCGTTAGCATTCACGTTGGTGCATGTGTGCCCCAAACCCTGTGTTCTAAGACACCAGGCTGAAGAATGGGAGGAAGGTGGAAAGTTAGAGCCTTGCTCATCGCTGTGTTACTCTTTCTACACCCTCATCTGTGGCCTAGTGCACCACCCCCTCGGCCCCAAACACACTGCACCATGAAATTATTATGAGGTTTAAAGTGCTAGTGGTGCCCTTTCCTCTGATGAAAGCCTCTGGAGCAAGTGTTATTATTTACCGTGTGGATGATTACACTTACCCCAGGCTCCATTGGCACTGCGGTGGGCTCATTCAGGCCGAAGagtgggaggaagggggaaatgCGTGCAGAGGGCTGAGTGAGGCCAGTGCTGGGGCACTTGTGGGCAGGAAGGTGGAGAGCTGGCTGGGCTTGCTTCTGCTGACTCGGCTTTGGGCAGAGGTCTGGATAGGCTGCCTGCCAACATAGTCAACTAATAGCTGCAGAAGTCATTAAAACCACGGGAAGCTAAGATCACTGTTGTAGCTCACCGTGTCATCTTAACGGACCCCTGTTTTCAGGGAAGTTGGGGACTGTGACTTTCTACCTTGTCCACCACAGAATGAAAAGAAGACTGTGAAGATGATGAATCAAAAGGGTCTGTTTAGAATCGGCTTCATCGAGGAGCTGCAGGCGCAGATCCTTGAGATGAGGTACACCACGGGGGCCCTCAGCATGTTCATCCTGCTGCCAGCATGCTCCGCAGATGACCTGAAGGGCCTGGAAGAGGTAAGCCTTCATTTTCACATCTCTACAAAATACGTCACAACAGATCTTTGAGTCTGGGGCTCTGTCTGCCATTCTGGGGAAGGATGGTATGTGAGCCGTCAGAGGAATCAGAGAATATGTAAGAATCTGGATTTGATGAGATATTTACTCACCATTGCTTTAGATCTAAAGAACAAATGCCAGAAATGCAGGATAAGACCTTCCTCTTCAATCTCAAAGCTCTCTGCAATCAGTTCTCCAGCCCAAGGAGTCTGGGTGCTGGGGAACTTATGAACTGTTGCAGTGAAACAGCTTTTCCTTTTGTCTGAATATCTTGACTTCTGGCCTCCTACTCAGACCGTTTTGCTCAGTTAAAGGCCCTTTGGCTGAATCCTGTTTGGGGAGCATGTGCCTTGGCAGATGGGGAGACACTGCTGCCGGAAGAGATTGCTTGTGAGATGGGAATGAATGAAGGCTGGGGAAGCTCAGCTACAGACTGTCCTGGGGGGTAAAGGGGCAGAGGTGGGTGAGAGGGGGTGAGAGTGAGATGCTGGTACAGAAATTACAGGAAGAACCATTGTTCAAAAGGTGTTATGTGCCCACACTACATTAAGCACTTTGCCTACATTATGTTGTTTGATCCTTGTAAGAGCTTAATGGTATTATGTGTTTTATAGAAGAGGAGTTTAATTGCACAATGTTAAGGCTTGGCCACACTCATCTGGCTTAACCAACTGAGCTTTGCTGGGCTTTGGACACTGCTCTGTCAGCGCCTCTTTGGGACTGGAACCCAAATTGTCCTGTGACTTCTAAAGAGGAAAGAGACTTGTTCAGAGGAGATTTAAATGACAGAGTATTTTTGAGGATGAGGGAAAGGACCCAGAAGATTTCAATTGACTGTTGACATAGACTCGGGCTTTGTGAAGTAATCGGGGCATTCATTGCAGGCTAATAATATGAacataaacattattttctccttcTCGCAGCTCGAAAAGAATATCACCTATGAAAAAATAGTGGCCTGGAGCAGCTCAGAAAATATGTCAGAAGAAAGAGTGGATGTCTCCTTTCCTCAGTTCACCCTGGAAGACAGCTACGATCTCAATTCCATTCTACGAGGCATGGGCATCACAGATATCTTTGAGGAAAGGAAGGCTGATCTGACTGGGATTTCTCTAAGTCCCAAGTTGTACCTGTCAAAAATTgtccataaaacctttgtggaaGTGGATGAGAACGGCTCCGAGGCGGCCGCAGCCAGTGGGGTTGTGGGTGTGGAAAAGTCCCTACCGTCCTGGGTGACGTTCAATGCTAATCatcctttcctcttcttcatcAGACACAACAAAACCCAAACCATTCTCTTCTATGGCAGGGTCTGCTGTCCTTGAAAGGGGCACGCTGCCTAGTACTTAGGAGCGGGAACAAAGGGTGACAAGTGTTCCCCTGGCTTAACATGGGGATTTGTTCCTTTGCT encodes:
- the SERPINB12 gene encoding serpin B12, giving the protein MESLIVANSKFCFDFFQEISKGDCHRNIFFCPLSLSAALGMVRLGARSDSARQIDQVLHFSELSQNESKGHDSCPKSKTQEVLADSSQEGQQEITGPLTLQDECCSNDDGGLLSCCFGRLLSKLGRIRVDCTLSIANRLYGEREFPICPEYLDGVVQFYHTTIESIDFRKDTEKSRQEINFWVESQSQGKIKELFSKDTINNATVLVLVNAVYFKAKWEKYFDSENTVDALFSVNENEKKTVKMMNQKGLFRIGFIEELQAQILEMRYTTGALSMFILLPACSADDLKGLEELEKNITYEKIVAWSSSENMSEERVDVSFPQFTLEDSYDLNSILRGMGITDIFEERKADLTGISLSPKLYLSKIVHKTFVEVDENGSEAAAASGVVGVEKSLPSWVTFNANHPFLFFIRHNKTQTILFYGRVCCP